The Amycolatopsis mongoliensis genome includes a window with the following:
- the sigC gene encoding RNA polymerase sigma factor SigC yields MTRGEDDERVTALAMAAGRGDRRALEDWVRATQADVWRFLAHLTDAAAADDLTQETYLRAFGSLHRFAGRSSSRTWLLSIARRVVVDRIRAAGARPKIADTDWEAAAEHTRDPAAGFEELVELGLLLDGLEPERREVLVLTQVLGLSYAEAADVCGCPVGTVRSRVARAREDLIQACRARGSDAG; encoded by the coding sequence ATGACCCGCGGTGAAGACGACGAGCGCGTCACGGCCTTGGCGATGGCGGCCGGCCGCGGCGATCGGCGGGCCCTCGAAGACTGGGTCCGCGCGACGCAGGCCGACGTCTGGCGCTTCCTCGCCCACCTCACCGACGCGGCCGCGGCCGACGACCTGACGCAGGAGACCTACCTCCGCGCGTTCGGCAGCCTGCACCGCTTCGCCGGCCGTTCGTCGTCACGGACCTGGCTGCTGTCCATCGCGCGCCGGGTCGTCGTCGACCGGATCCGGGCCGCGGGCGCCCGTCCCAAGATCGCGGACACCGACTGGGAAGCCGCCGCCGAGCACACCCGCGACCCCGCGGCCGGCTTCGAGGAGCTCGTCGAGCTGGGCCTGCTGCTCGACGGCCTGGAGCCGGAGCGGCGCGAAGTCCTCGTGCTGACGCAGGTCCTCGGCCTGTCCTACGCCGAGGCCGCCGATGTCTGCGGCTGCCCGGTCGGCACCGTCCGCTCCCGCGTCGCCCGCGCCCGCGAGGACCTGATCCAGGCCTGCCGGGCCCGCGGTTCCGACGCGGGCTGA
- a CDS encoding PadR family transcriptional regulator, whose amino-acid sequence MSLRHAVLGMLADEPGSGYDLLKRFERAMANVWPATQSQLYGELGKLEAAGMIHVLAEGPRGRKEYEITEAGLEELRHWLVDVDPGGPPRSAGLLRVYFLGSVSPAQARGYVASMGESARAREERLDELEGSIDWGDDNQSLYGRLVLEWGKRFSAMQREWADWAVEQID is encoded by the coding sequence ATGAGCCTTCGACACGCGGTGCTCGGCATGCTGGCCGACGAGCCCGGAAGCGGCTACGACCTGCTCAAGCGGTTCGAGCGGGCGATGGCCAACGTCTGGCCCGCGACGCAGAGCCAGCTCTACGGCGAGCTCGGCAAGCTGGAGGCCGCGGGCATGATCCACGTCCTCGCCGAGGGCCCGCGCGGGCGCAAGGAGTACGAGATCACCGAGGCCGGGCTCGAGGAGCTGCGGCACTGGCTGGTCGACGTCGACCCGGGTGGCCCGCCCCGCAGCGCCGGCTTGCTGCGCGTGTACTTCCTCGGCTCGGTTTCACCGGCGCAGGCACGCGGCTACGTCGCGTCGATGGGGGAATCGGCGCGGGCGCGCGAAGAGCGGCTCGACGAGCTGGAGGGCTCGATCGACTGGGGCGACGACAACCAGTCGCTCTACGGCCGCCTGGTGCTCGAGTGGGGCAAACGCTTCTCCGCGATGCAGCGCGAGTGGGCGGACTGGGCGGTCGAGCAGATCGACTGA
- a CDS encoding carotenoid oxygenase family protein — MTTSDFHLSGVYAPVHDELTAFDLPVTGALPPELTGWYLRNGPNPRDASKHWFTGDGMVHGVRLENGRAAWYRNRWVRTESFDDPDLALYNEDGSRNLHASVANTHVVNHAGRTLALVESSLPYEITTDLETVGAYDFGGELTDSMTAHPKICPTTGELHFFGFGSITAPHVSYYRADAAGKLVVKQPVDVPGLTMMHDFALTAEHAVFYDLPVVFDRASVGQGMPYRWDAGYGARLGVLRRDRPGAGVRWLEIEPCYVFHTLNAFDTPDGRIVVHVLRYDHQWQAGNDDPPAFLYRWTLDPVAGTVTEDRLDDRPGEFPRTDDRLAGSDARFGHVTGHDVLRRYDLHAGTSTEHTFGEGRVPGEAVFVPAEHGEGWLLTYVYDAAEDHSDLVVLDAGNVAAAPVATVRLPQRVPAGFHGNWLPDA, encoded by the coding sequence ATGACCACCAGCGACTTCCACCTGAGCGGGGTCTACGCCCCGGTCCACGACGAGCTGACCGCGTTCGACCTCCCCGTCACCGGCGCCCTGCCGCCCGAGCTGACCGGCTGGTACCTGCGCAACGGCCCGAACCCGCGCGACGCCAGCAAGCACTGGTTCACCGGCGACGGCATGGTCCACGGCGTCCGGCTCGAGAACGGCCGCGCCGCCTGGTACCGCAACCGGTGGGTGCGCACCGAGAGCTTCGACGACCCGGATCTCGCGCTGTACAACGAAGACGGCTCGCGGAACCTGCACGCCAGCGTCGCGAACACGCACGTGGTGAACCACGCCGGCCGCACGCTCGCCCTCGTCGAATCCTCGCTGCCGTACGAGATCACGACCGACCTCGAAACCGTCGGCGCCTACGACTTCGGCGGCGAACTGACCGACTCGATGACCGCGCACCCGAAGATCTGCCCCACGACCGGTGAACTGCACTTCTTCGGCTTCGGCAGCATCACCGCGCCGCACGTGAGCTACTACCGCGCCGACGCCGCCGGGAAGCTCGTCGTCAAGCAACCCGTCGACGTGCCGGGCCTGACGATGATGCACGACTTCGCGCTCACCGCGGAGCACGCCGTCTTCTACGACCTGCCGGTCGTGTTCGACCGGGCGTCGGTCGGCCAGGGCATGCCCTACCGCTGGGACGCGGGCTACGGCGCCCGGCTCGGCGTGCTGCGCCGCGACCGGCCCGGAGCCGGGGTCCGCTGGCTGGAGATCGAGCCCTGCTACGTCTTCCACACGCTCAACGCGTTCGACACCCCGGACGGCCGGATCGTCGTGCACGTCCTGCGCTACGACCACCAGTGGCAGGCGGGCAACGACGACCCGCCGGCGTTCCTGTACCGGTGGACCCTCGATCCCGTCGCCGGGACGGTGACCGAGGACCGGCTCGACGACCGGCCGGGCGAGTTCCCCCGCACCGACGACCGGCTCGCCGGGTCCGACGCGCGCTTCGGGCACGTCACCGGCCACGACGTCCTGCGCCGCTACGACCTGCACGCGGGGACCAGCACCGAGCACACCTTCGGCGAAGGGCGCGTGCCCGGCGAAGCGGTGTTCGTCCCGGCGGAGCACGGCGAAGGCTGGCTGCTCACCTACGTCTACGACGCGGCGGAAGACCACAGCGACCTCGTCGTGCTCGACGCCGGGAACGTCGCCGCGGCGCCCGTGGCCACGGTCCGCCTCCCGCAGCGGGTTCCCGCGGGCTTCCACGGGAACTGGCTGCCGGACGCGTGA
- a CDS encoding DUF427 domain-containing protein codes for MSTPVRGRVRVAQGAKRVRVFLGGQVVADTVHPLLVWEVVPYYPTYYFPRADVVSGVLAPSGRTSHSPSRGEGVLSTIKVGRAEAVDGALEYPDSPIEELRDHVRFDFAAFDWFEEDEQIFTHPRDPGVRVDILPSSRHVRIEVDGVTVADTVRPHLLFETGLPTRYYLPRVDVRMDLLEKTDTVTHCPYKGASEYFSVAGHADLAWSYPTPLPESTRVAGLVAFLDEKVDVFVDGVRQERPKTKFA; via the coding sequence ATGAGCACTCCGGTACGCGGCCGGGTCCGCGTGGCACAAGGCGCGAAACGGGTACGCGTGTTCCTCGGCGGGCAGGTCGTCGCGGACACGGTGCACCCCCTTCTGGTGTGGGAAGTCGTCCCGTACTACCCCACGTACTACTTCCCGCGCGCGGACGTCGTGAGCGGCGTTCTCGCCCCCTCCGGCCGGACGTCGCACTCGCCCAGCCGCGGAGAAGGTGTTCTGTCGACGATAAAGGTTGGCCGAGCCGAGGCGGTGGACGGCGCGCTGGAATACCCGGATTCGCCCATCGAGGAGCTCCGGGACCACGTCCGCTTCGACTTCGCCGCGTTCGACTGGTTCGAAGAGGACGAACAGATCTTCACGCACCCGCGCGACCCCGGCGTCCGCGTGGACATCCTGCCGAGCTCGCGGCACGTGCGGATCGAGGTCGACGGCGTCACCGTCGCCGACACCGTCCGGCCGCACCTGCTGTTCGAGACCGGCCTGCCGACCCGCTACTACCTACCCCGCGTCGACGTCCGGATGGACCTGCTGGAGAAGACGGACACCGTGACGCACTGCCCGTACAAGGGGGCCAGTGAGTACTTCTCGGTGGCCGGGCACGCGGACCTGGCCTGGAGCTACCCGACGCCGCTGCCGGAAAGCACCCGCGTCGCGGGTCTGGTGGCGTTCCTCGACGAGAAGGTCGACGTCTTCGTCGACGGCGTCCGGCAGGAGCGGCCGAAGACGAAGTTCGCCTGA